Genomic DNA from Rhinoraja longicauda isolate Sanriku21f unplaced genomic scaffold, sRhiLon1.1 Scf000391, whole genome shotgun sequence:
ggattgaacaaactatttaataaacaatagacaatagaccatagacaataggtgacggagtaggccattcggcccttcgagccagcaccaccattacatGTGATATATTACCATTTCTCCTCATGGAATAAGTTAAAAgctgtggtagcttggtttcttaaagtaaatacaatgcttttgcagcggactcgtaagagaaaggaaactcgggctgctatgagcagccttgaaacagattctgacaagctgaaagaaaaggttgacaaagagatgcaagtctttaaggccTCATACCGGGGACAATGCTCATGTCATGataatctttttaaggcagaaaatgcagccttctctttctgtcaaagacaaggatacaaggaagcgctatcaacattacaatctggtgagcatgatgttaaaagaagttgtcatttatataggcttgatccaatactggataaaggaattctgagactagctggtcgcctgaataaactagcgatgcctgaagaggctaagcatcctattattctctcgaagaactttcatatttcaacattgctgtgacGCCATATTTATGAACAGATCGGGCATTGAGGAAGAAGTCACATGTTGTCGCAACTTCGTAAGCttttattgttccgtttaatatctattgataattgcttcggtgtatacggagaacaattaggggccgatgtGTAGGAGCCAATTACGCTTAAAttggttactatcattatattatggctttgtttaatatttctagtttctgtttttttgttgttgcatgtttgtgggtgtgatttgatacgtaatgaggagtgcctacatctgaggaggctaccgTAGCCAGAGAGATTGGGTGTCAGttcagtctcggaggatggagagaatacagtttttaaccaTACGACCACACTACCACAACCACGAACACACGACTACACAATCTCGACTGTATTGTAtgcagaagaaacagttgataagaacgaaaagttatgaattactcttttgatgtgtgctacgttaataaagaccaattagtcaagaaacagcgtttggagtatttgtttttgttatctcagagtgcggtgtttgCATCAGCcatacctccactccatcccgagcagtaatggctatcgaagttggactttgagacggtatagaaactgccattatataaaatattataaaatatacattgccccgcttagctactccagtgttttgtgtttatctttggcataaaccagtaattgcagatgcttgttattatcttcgaaagtaatattttatcagGGTCGATATTCAGTGGAACTGGGATTAATGGAAGGAAGGGAGTGTGTGAGAAGCACGCCTGGACCGGGGACTGTTGGAGCAGATGCGGTTATCAATGCGGGAAAGCAGCATTATATCACCACTACTATTCGTGGTCAAAAATGTGAGGAAGAAATGTCGAATGGAAATTCAAACGAATATTTCAGTATCTGTCTTGCAATATCAGGGACACCGTGGCgtgaatgatgatttatttttggaaataaaatacgatagctggagtggtagatgggatcaatggtgatactcatcgaaatcacaccaacattaaatgaaataacctagtgtcatggaccatcaattcattggaaagcatgaattcttactttcagtgaaacatacataaagtgctggtgtaacagagggacaggcagcatttttggagaacgtgTGGAgatgacagcggtagagttgctgctttacagcgaatgcagcgccggagacacaggttcgatcctgactacgggtgctgcactgtaaggagtttgtacgttctccccgtgacctgcgtgggttttctccgagatcttcggtttcctcccacactccaaagacgtacaggtatgtaggttaattggctggttaaatgtaaaaattgtccctagtgtaggatagtgttaatgtacggggatcactgggcggcacggacttggagggccgaaaaggcctgtttccggctgtatatatatatgatgtgatatgaCGTTTCGGATAGTGACCTTTTTCAGCGACCCGCTTTGTTTTTTTACTCGATCCTCAAGTGATTTGCTTGtcatctcccatggtgcagtcaatGGCTGTGACGCAAGGTGTTTGTTTCTTGAGCGTCACTAATGATGATCAGCAGGTATGAGTTCTTGTCGCTGGAGACCTATCGCTCTGTATATCTCGGTGCGCACCAGAAGGCAGGACCACAGAGCTGCGGCGATGACGGACTGACGGAGCTACAGGAGTTAATTGTGTCTCACAGCTATGGGATATCCATTGATCTATCGAATTGAAGATATATATTTCCCTACCATAGCGACTGTCGCTGTTTTCGgtaatttgttttgtctttgattttcatgTACGTGCTCATGCTGTGAGACATTCCGTGAACTACTCCGGCGCTGCCGAcgttaaacaaacattttatttctgtttcaatAATTAACTTGTTTAATTTCGTCAGATATCCATTTTCCTTCTGTAACTGCCGCAGTGTGTACGTCATGCCCGTTGTTTATCCTGGACTGCGCCACTCTCTCTACATCCTCGCCACCGCGCCACAGTCAGTAATGCCGATGTCGTACAGTTCCGGAGATGCAGGTTCAATCTCCACATGTGCAATGTTTCATCGGTCGTCCTCCGACTCCGCGCTATTCCTGGCTGCGCTCGTCTTTCCTCCCACGTGCAGTTGACCTGCCTATTAATGGTTCTCCCACTACAATACGGGCCAgagtgtggatggatggatgctgcaatctggagggcagttgatgagaatgtggacggAATTAAAAGCTGTGACCCTAATATACATTGGCGTTTGATGGGTTGCGTGCGCACCGTGACCCAAACGCTGCAGTCTCTGAGCATTTTCGGGTCATTTGGTCAACGCATCCAAATTTGAAAATCTTCCAATCAGACAATGTTGCTCAGATACATTTGTGCAGGTCTTGTGTCAGTAAtatttcttctccccttcacagtgaacctgttggcgatagtgatactctgtcgaggtaaatgcggtctctccaaatgcatcacacgctacctggtggccatggcagcgtctgATCTCCTGGTCGGCATCACTGATCCCTTTCTACGTCTGACTATTCTAATTTACTTCCCTTATTCTTTTCTCAACATTACTCCCGTGTGCACGACTGTCATATTCCTGGTCTTTGCAACCACcgcggtctctgtctggctgacggtagccttcaccttcgatcggtttgtggccatttgttgtgagaagctgaaaataaaatattgtaccgagagaacggcggctgcagttatcggggcagtgattgtgctgggctgtttggagaATATCCCCAGGTGTTTTACGTTGGAGACTGGCTACGAGTTTGATAATCTTCCCTGGGAGTGCTACACTAAACCCACCTTCTATACATCGTCTGCATGGATCGCATATGGTGTCACATACCGCGTTCTCACCCCTTGTCTCCCGTTCTTTCTGATCCTTCTGCTCAATGTGCTGACGGTCAGGCGGATTGtagcggccagcagagtccgcaggggtctccggggccgcagcaacggagagaatgacaaggacccggagatggagaaccgcaggaaatccattgttttactctttagtATCACGGGCACTTTCATATTGCTGTGGGCAACACAAGCTGTCTTTTACATCTTTACGCGTATTGCGAAGATCGGATATGACGGCTCCCCCACCGGTTATTACTATATCACGATTGTCGCTTCGGGGTTTttacagcttctcagtacctgcaccaacacatGTATATACGTGGcgacccagagtaaattcagacaggagctgatgaacgcGGTGAAATTCCCACTCAGGGTAATTCGTGCACTTGTTCACTCATAAAGACAtgctacacacacaaacaaaaacaagctctttaaCCCTTCGATCCGCGCCGACAAATCTATCACCTATTTTTCACTAATTCCACTTTGATAACCGCATCCTTACACACTGAGGGCAGGTTATGGAATACGTGCGGAATTCAGAGTCACAAAGCACGGAATCTGCTCCTGGGGCTCAGCTCCTCCATGCTCCATCgacgtgagtcccatttgcctgcgattgCCCATCATTCATCGTAACCATTCCGATTCAAGCATCCTGCCGTCGTGTATTTTAATGAGTTGACCCCctcccctgcagatgctgttttaaatcgaaggtagacacaaaatgctgcagtaactccgcgggtcaggcagcatctgtggagagaaggaatgggtgacatctccaaactgatgcaaatgctcatttgccctatctcttgaacttgagtttgatatgattgcatttgtgtattatttgttatctgttttgtttcaataacataatttttaaaaaccctttcgggttcagcgcggtacacgtaataaataaaaaaaacataattctgcattctgaactgtggtttatatatttttacgctgaccggtgcatttgtacatagaatatggaaatgtacagcgcaggaaaaataagttcggcccatcatttcttggccgaacatgatgtcaagatatattTATGTCATCTGTTTACGCATGATGCAAATCCCGCAAGTCTTTGTTTGTCCACTTGCTGATACAAATGCCTCATAGAAGCCATGATACAACCAACCTCCACCACCTGCACTAGAAGAGCGTTTCAGGGACGCGAAACCCTCTGGTTAAAAGAAACACGTGTCCCAGACAGCTCAATTGAACTTTAATCTTtgtcttaaagctgtgccttctggtctttgCATGTTCACCAATTTTGTTGACGCGATACTGCCAATCTCCGGCTTGGGACCCCGGAACTGGAGTAATCCAGACCGCTGTGCCAGGGCGCGGACACTGTTTAgtccaggttgttttctttgCTTCATGCAGGTCGCCACCGATATCTGTGTAATCCACGCCCCCTTCCCGAGACCCAGAACACAGAGCTCCAGGACCATATGTAATCAAGcattgacaccaaatgctggagtaactcagcgggacaggtagcttctTTAAAGAGtaagaacgggtgaagtttcgggtcgagacccttcttcggcctgatGTCATCGATAGGATCTGTCTTATGACGCTGTGGAAACCGCACCACCGAGCCTGACGATGTTTTTGACCCaacccctctgtcactccatcactgcAGCCACACAgagcgtcactccattagtacagtGTGTCAGGCAATCAGCAGCacaccacagtgtcactccatccctgcttcGCCACACAGTGTTACTCAATTAATACCTGTCCACAGTGCGTCAGACCACTAGTAATATGCCATAGTGTGTTACTATCTCAGCACAATCCCATTATTATTACCCCACAGGGTATCATTCCATCAGTGAGATACCACcgtatgtcagtccatcagtaacatACCGCTGTGCGTCAACCCATCAGTGTGATAATCCATCAACACAAccccgcagtttgtcactccatcagtactaccccatcgtgtgtgtgtgtctctctctctctctctctctctctctctctctctctctctctctctctctctctctctctctctctctccctccctccctccctccctccctccctccctctctctctctctctctctccctctctctctctctctctctctctctctctctctctctctctctctctctctctctctctct
This window encodes:
- the LOC144590909 gene encoding putative G-protein coupled receptor 139 — encoded protein: MLLRYICAGLVSVIFLLPFTVNLLAIVILCRGKCGLSKCITRYLVAMAASDLLVGITDPFLRLTILIYFPYSFLNITPVCTTVIFLVFATTAVSVWLTVAFTFDRFVAICCEKLKIKYCTERTAAAVIGAVIVLGCLENIPRCFTLETGYEFDNLPWECYTKPTFYTSSAWIAYGVTYRVLTPCLPFFLILLLNVLTVRRIVAASRVRRGLRGRSNGENDKDPEMENRRKSIVLLFSITGTFILLWATQAVFYIFTRIAKIGYDGSPTGYYYITIVASGFLQLLSTCTNTCIYVATQSKFRQELMNAVKFPLRVIRALVHS